A stretch of Myroides oncorhynchi DNA encodes these proteins:
- a CDS encoding TlpA disulfide reductase family protein: MKKLGVFLVATILFASCQKKNVIELTANNFPDNTEVEILSVEIGQDVPVAVAKGTIVGGKVSIEHKFTELDEAFLHVKGGETGDLNAFFLAEPGTITITVDKNTPEKTVVGGTENNDKLQKFQDEINPFAEKIMAFSDEKGMQMMMLAQTGKTDSEEFKKLESEYQALLVGPKSILEKYAKENEGKAFGLFLLNQMIPSGEKSPEEYKADFDKYSKELKDSKIGKKVAERLGHVLGEVGEPAEGAASGLAVGSKLPEFKGLTPDGKELTLSAFLQGKKLVLVDVWASWCGPCRQENPNVVKAYEAFHAKGFDIIGYSLDKDDAAWKKAIEVDKLTWAQVSNLKFWEDPIVAAYGIEGIPANYLVDGNGTIIEMNLRGEDLSKKIEELLAK, translated from the coding sequence ATGAAGAAATTAGGAGTTTTTCTAGTAGCTACGATATTGTTTGCATCGTGCCAGAAAAAAAATGTTATTGAGTTAACAGCAAATAATTTTCCAGACAATACAGAAGTAGAGATACTGTCTGTGGAAATTGGTCAAGATGTACCTGTAGCAGTAGCTAAGGGAACTATAGTAGGAGGTAAGGTATCTATCGAGCATAAGTTTACAGAATTAGATGAAGCATTCTTACACGTTAAAGGTGGTGAAACAGGGGATCTTAATGCATTTTTTCTTGCAGAACCTGGTACTATTACAATTACTGTAGATAAAAATACACCAGAAAAAACAGTTGTAGGTGGAACTGAAAATAATGATAAACTTCAGAAATTCCAAGACGAGATTAATCCTTTCGCTGAGAAGATTATGGCGTTTTCTGATGAAAAGGGAATGCAAATGATGATGTTAGCTCAAACTGGGAAAACTGATTCAGAAGAGTTTAAAAAATTAGAATCTGAATACCAAGCTTTATTAGTTGGACCTAAGAGTATCTTAGAGAAATATGCTAAAGAGAATGAAGGGAAAGCCTTCGGATTATTCTTATTAAACCAAATGATCCCATCAGGAGAGAAAAGCCCTGAGGAATATAAAGCTGATTTTGATAAGTATTCTAAGGAATTAAAAGACTCTAAAATTGGTAAAAAGGTTGCGGAACGTTTAGGACATGTGTTAGGTGAAGTGGGTGAACCTGCTGAAGGAGCAGCTAGTGGATTAGCTGTAGGAAGTAAATTACCAGAATTTAAAGGATTAACTCCTGATGGTAAAGAATTAACTTTGTCTGCTTTCTTACAAGGGAAGAAACTAGTCCTTGTAGATGTATGGGCATCATGGTGTGGACCATGTCGTCAAGAGAATCCTAATGTAGTAAAAGCATACGAAGCTTTTCATGCTAAAGGGTTTGATATTATCGGTTACTCTTTAGATAAAGATGACGCTGCTTGGAAGAAAGCAATTGAGGTAGATAAATTAACTTGGGCTCAAGTATCTAACCTTAAGTTTTGGGAAGATCCTATCGTAGCTGCTTATGGTATCGAAGGTATTCCTGCTAACTACTTAGTAGATGGTAATGGAACTATTATCGAGATGAACTTAAGAGGTGAGGATCTAAGTAAAAAAATAGAAGAGTTATTAGCGAAGTAA